A genomic region of Pyrus communis chromosome 14, drPyrComm1.1, whole genome shotgun sequence contains the following coding sequences:
- the LOC137716478 gene encoding G-type lectin S-receptor-like serine/threonine-protein kinase LECRK3, whose protein sequence is MACPLINLPFFFLFMFLPFSTLAQTSKNISLGSSLTALNDDNSSSWTSPSGDFAFGFQRIGKDGFLLAIWFDKIKDKTIVWSANGDNLVPGGSKVELSNGGEFMLNDATGKRIWSAQSIGLGVAYASMLDTGNFVLADRSSSNVWESFGEPTDTILPAQILNQNDKLFARYTATNYSRGRFMFSLQSDGNLTIYTTKFPLETNNFAYYATSTNTGFQVIFNQSGYLYLTARNGSVLNMISSNTISTQNFYHKVTLEHDGVLRHSAHPKTAASSAGSPMAWSPLTSEPSNICLTIEGDAGSGACGYNSLCSYNDEGPACQCPYGYTLIDPNDVLKGCKQNFVSQSCDEASPETESFEFREMQNTEWSGGGYEQFTPVDEDWCRQNCFDDCFCAVAIFKNGECEKKRIPLSNGRMDPNVGGKALIKVRKDNYTLIPEVPNTKKKDRSTLILIGSVLLSSSGFLNLILLLTTYLIVFRIAYRKAKLIQPYRVISDMNLRHFTYEELKNATNEFEEELGRGTSAIVFKGVLAPDNGKSVAVKSLVARVGENDLEFKAEVSAIGRTNHRNLVQLLGFCYGGEHQMLVYEFMSNGSLASFLFGELRPSWCQRRQIALGIARGLLYLHEECSRKIVHCDIKPQNILLDDSFAARISDFGLAKLLKIDQTLTTTGIRGTKGYVAPEWLNRLPITAKVDIYSYGILLLEIIFCRKHFEAAAEDEDQMILADWAYDCYKQNNLHQLFKNDHEAMHDVKKMEKYVMIAIWCIQEDPSLRPTMKKVALMLEGTVEVSAPPDPCSFISSIL, encoded by the coding sequence ATGGCTTGTCCACTGATAAatcttcccttcttcttccttttcatgTTTCTACCATTTTCCACCCTAGCTCAAACCTCCAAAAACATTTCTTTAGGCTCATCTCTCACAGCACTAAATGATGATAACTCATCATCATGGACATCCCCATCTGGCGACTTTGCTTTCGGTTTTCAAAGAATCGGAAAAGATGGGTTCCTACTAGCCATTTGGTTCGATAAGATAAAAGATAAAACTATTGTCTGGTCAGCCAATGGGGATAATCTAGTGCCAGGGGGATCCAAAGTTGAGCTTTCGAACGGTGGCGAGTTTATGCTGAACGATGCAACCGGCAAGCGCATATGGTCTGCTCAATCTATTGGTCTTGGAGTTGCCTATGCATCCATGCTAGACACTGGAAATTTTGTGCTGGCAGATCGAAGTTCATCCAATGTGTGGGAGAGTTTTGGTGAACCAACGGATACAATACTACCTGCACAGATTCTAAATCAGAATGACAAACTCTTTGCGCGCTACACGGCAACAAATTACTCACGGGGAAGATTCATGTTTTCGCTacaatctgatggaaatctcaCGATTTACACAACGAAATTCCCACTGGAGACAAACAATTTTGCTTACTATGCAACCTCGACTAATACCGGCTTTCAGGTCATCTTCAATCAGTCTGGCTATCTATACCTTACTGCAAGGAATGGAAGCGTACTGAATATGATATCATCCAACACAATTTCCACGCAAAATTTCTACCATAAAGTAACTCTGGAGCATGACGGAGTTTTGCGGCACTCTGCTCATCCTAAAACCGCTGCCTCAAGTGCCGGAAGCCCCATGGCTTGGTCCCCTTTGACCTCCGAACCTTCGAATATTTGCTTAACAATTGAAGGAGACGCAGGCAGTGGTGCATGTGGATACAACAGCCTCTGCAGCTATAATGATGAAGGACCAGCTTGCCAATGTCCTTATGGCTACACATTGATTGATCCCAATGATGTCTTGAAAGGATGCAAGCAAAACTTTGTTTCACAAAGTTGTGATGAGGCCTCGCCTGAGACAGAGAGTTTTGAATTTCGTGAGATGCAAAACACAGAGTGGTCTGGCGGTGGTTATGAGCAATTTACACCGGTAGATGAGGATTGGTGTAGACAGAATTGCTTCGATGATTGTTTTTGTGCCGTCGCCATTTTCAAGAATGGAGAGTGTGAAAAGAAGAGAATTCCTCTTTCGAACGGAAGGATGGACCCGAATGTTGGTGGAAAAGCTCTCATCAAAGTAAGGAAAGATAACTATACTTTGATACCTGAAGTTccaaatacaaaaaagaaagatcGCTCAACTTTGATCCTCATCGGATCAGTGCTCCTGAGTAGCTCGGGGTTTCTGAACTTGATCTTGCTATTAACAacctatttgattgtttttcgtATTGCTTATAGAAAAGCGAAGCTGATTCAACCTTATCGAGTCATCTCTGATATGAATTTGAGGCATTTCACTTATGAGGAGCTAAAAAACGCTACAAACGAATTCGAGGAAGAACTAGGACGCGGTACTTCTGCAATAGTTTTCAAAGGAGTTTTAGCCCCTGATAATGGGAAGAGCGTTGCTGTCAAAAGCTTAGTCGCTAGGGTCGGAGAAAATGATTTGGAATTCAAAGCGGAAGTGAGTGCTATTGGCAGAACAAACCACAGAAATTTAGTCCAGCTGCTTGGATTTTGTTACGGGGGAGAGCACCAAATGCTTGTGTATGAGTTCATGAGCAACGGATCTTTAGCGAGCTTCCTTTTCGGAGAGTTGAGGCCAAGCTGGTGCCAGAGAAGGCAAATTGCACTGGGAATTGCAAGAGGGTTGTTGTATTTGCATGAGGAGTGCAGCAGAAAAATCGTACATTGTGACATCAAGCCTCAAAACATTCTTCTCGATGACTCTTTCGCGGCAAGAATTTCTGACTTCGGACTAGCCAAGCTTTTGAAAATCGACCAAACTCTAACCACAACCGGAATCAGGGGAACGAAAGGTTATGTGGCCCCTGAATGGTTGAATAGGTTGCCTATCACGGCCAAGGTTGATATTTACAGCTATGGAATTTTGTTGTTAGAGATTATTTTCTGCAGGAAGCATTTCGAGGCAGCGGCGGAGGATGAAGATCAAATGATACTAGCTGATTGGGCATACGATTGCTATAAGCAGAATAATCTGCACCAGCTATTCAAGAATGACCATGAGGCAATGCATGACGTCAAGAAGATGGAGAAGTATGTGATGATTGCAATATGGTGCATTCAGGAGGATCCGTCGCTCAGACCTACCATGAAGAAAGTCGCATTGATGCTTGAAGGAACTGTCGAAGTCTCAGCTCCACCCGATCCATGTTCTTTCATAAGTTCAATACTTTAA
- the LOC137715770 gene encoding protein pxr1-like has translation MGRGRGKGKRLTVNNHDDPGSGEEEKIPAQKRRGRPQKPLKDEIDEEEAERIEADDSENGKSGISSKEVKSPSASENGKKRKRQSQVKEKSDSVKEENGNGTRSSTDDSTKSNGFRHNGSRRKNKPRRAAEAGVECK, from the coding sequence ATGGGTAGAGGTAGAGGAAAGGGAAAGAGGTTAACTGTCAACAATCATGATGATCCTGGAAGTGGTGAGGAAGAAAAAATACCGGCACAAAAGAGAAGGGGAAGGCCTCAAAAGCCATTAAAAGATGAGattgatgaagaagaagctgaAAGAATAGAGGCAGATGATAGTGAGAATGGAAAGTCTGGTATCTCAAGCAAGGAGGTAAAAAGCCCCTCTGCTTCAGAGAATGGTAAGAAGAGGAAGCGGCAATCACAGGTGAAGGAGAAGTCAGATTCAGTTAAGGAGGAAAATGGTAATGGAACAAGATCAAGCACTGATGACTCAACTAAGTCTAATGGATTTCGGCATAATGGGAGCAGGCGGAAAAACAAGCCCCGTCGAGCAGCTGAAGCTGGTGTTGAATGCAAGTGA